A genomic window from Quercus lobata isolate SW786 chromosome 10, ValleyOak3.0 Primary Assembly, whole genome shotgun sequence includes:
- the LOC115962784 gene encoding protein FAM136A-like yields the protein MDYAAGAEERMVSERVQQRLHQVNIAAKEHLSPIQDHVNFTLQQAYFKCAHECFDRRRSQDEISNCVENCSVPVVRSQQMVENEMAKFQEKLNRSLMVCQDKYETAKQQNKPGALNDLESCVDQSTQDGIKMLPHLCQRLKAAFSISN from the exons ATGGATTACGCAGCAGGAGCTGAAGAGAGAATGGTTTCGGAGAGAGTGCAACAAAGACTTCACCAGGTCAATATAGCCGCTAAAGAACATCTTTCTCCTATTCAAGACCATGTCAATTTCACCCTTCAG CAAGCATACTTCAAATGTGCACATGAGTGCTTTGATAGGAGAAGAAGCCAAGATGAGATAAGCAATTGTGTAGAAAATTGCAGTGTTCCAGTTGTTAGATCTCAACAGATGGTTGAGAATGAGATGGCCAAGTTTCaa GAAAAATTGAATAGATCGCTGATGGTTTGCCAAGACAAGTATGAGACAGCTAAGCAACAGAACAAACCCGGTGCACTAAATGATTTGGAGTCCTGTGTGGATCAATCAACCCAGGACGGCATCAAGATGCTGCCACATCTTTGTCAAAGGTTGAAGGCTGCCTTTTCAATTAGTAATTAA
- the LOC115964102 gene encoding 26S proteasome regulatory subunit 7-like, with product MALDHEDVLKEEKVIPLDEDDIAILKTYGLGPYNTSIKKVEKEAKDLAKNVNDLCGIKVSDTGLAAPSQWDLVADQQLLKEKPLEVARCTQIVSPNTEDAKYVINFCYPGKYAVALGDTVSPTDIEEGTRVGVDDRGSGHRIWIPLPPKIDPSVTLMTVEEKPDVTYNDVGGCKEQIQMMREVVELPMLHPEKFVKLGIDPPKGVLCYGPPGTGKTLLAKAVANRTDACFIRVIGSELVQRYIGMGAKMVRELFQMARSKKACIIFFDEVDAIGGTRFDDGVGGDNEVQRTMLEIVNQLDGFDARGNIKVLMATNRPDTLDPTLLRPGRLDRKVEFGLPDVDGRTQTFKIHAQKMNCERDIRFELLARLCPNCTGAEIRSVCTEAGMFAIRARRKSVTEKDFLDAVDKVIKGYKKFSATPTYMVYN from the exons ATGGCTCTAGACCATGAAGACGTTCTCAAAGAAGAAAAGGTTATCCCACTCGACGAGGATGACATAGCTATCCTCAAGACCTAT GGTTTGGGTCCGTATAATACAAGTATCAAGAAAGTAGAGAAAGAAGCTAAGGACTTGGCTAAGAACGTCAATGATCTGTGTG GTATTAAGGTGTCTGACACTGGCTTAGCTGCACCAAGCCAGTGGGATCTAGTAGCTGATCAGCAATTGTTGAAGGAGAAGCCTCTGGAG GTGGCAAGATGCACACAGATCGTCAGTCCAAACACTGAAGATGCCAAAtatgttataaatttttgttatcctGGAAAG TATGCTGTTGCTCTGGGTGACACAGTTTCCCCAACTGACATTGAAGAAGGCACGCGTGTGGG AGTTGATGATCGCGGTAGTGGACATCGTATATGGATTCCCTTGCCTCCAAAAATTGATCCTAGTGTGACCTTGATGACAGTGGAGGAAAAGCCTGATGTGACATATAATGATGTTGGTGGGTGCAAGGAGCAGATTCAAATGATGCGGGAA GTTGTTGAGCTGCCCATGCTTCATCCTGAGAAATTTGTGAAGCTTGGAATTGATCCTCCTAAGGGTGTCCTTTGCTATGGTCCTCCAGGGACAGGTAAGACTCTGTTAGCTAAAGCAGTGGCTAACAGAACTGATGCTTGCTTCATTCGAGTTATTGGGAGCGAGCTTGTTCAGCGATATATTGGTATGGGAGCTAAGATGGTTCGAGAACTGTTCCAG ATGGCACGTTCAAAAAAGGCgtgtattatattttttgatgaagTGGATGCAATTGGAGGTACACGTTTCGATGATGGTGTTGGTGGTGATAATGAGGTGCAGCGTACAATGTTGGAAATTGTAAATCAGCTTGATGGCTTCGATGCTCGAGGAAACATAAAAGTTTTAATGGCTACAAATAG GCCTGACACACTTGATCCCACATTGTTACGTCCTGGACGATTAGATCGAAAAGTTGAGTTTGGCCTTCCAGATGTGGATGGTAGGACACAGACATTTAAGATCCATGCACAAAAAATGAACTGCGAACGAGATATAAGATTTGAACTTTTGGCTCGACTTTGCCCAAATTGCACTG GAGCTGAAATAAGGAGCGTGTGCACTGAAGCTGGCATGTTTGCCATCCGAGCACGGAGGAAATCTGTGACAGAGAAAGATTTCCTTGATGCAGTGGACAAGGTCATCAAGGGATACAAGAAATTCAGTGCAACTCCCACGTACATGGTTTACAATTGA
- the LOC115965659 gene encoding uncharacterized protein LOC115965659 isoform X2, giving the protein MAGFSSLAPKMKNLVVAGSLTGFVFSVYFYTMRAVASGDELQVAIDKFEEQKSKDVSTVPSKV; this is encoded by the coding sequence ATGGCTGGATTTAGTAGCCTTGCACCTAAGATGAAGAATCTAGTTGTCGCTGGAAGCTTGACAGGATTTGTCTTTAGTGTGTACTTCTACACCATGAGAGCTGTTGCCAGTGGTGATGAACTGCAGGTGGCTATTGATAAGTTTGAAGAGCAGAAAAGCAAGGATGTGTCAACCGTGCCATCAAAGGTTTAA
- the LOC115963014 gene encoding (+)-neomenthol dehydrogenase has protein sequence MEYSKEHEAPFSSPSLPSNKWWSKDTVAIVTGANKGIGFAMVKRLAQLGLTVILTARDIEKGHKAIEELRNQGLDDVHFFRLDVSEPASINTFVSWFARIFGALDILVNNAAVSFNEIDENSVEHAETVIKTNFYGAKLLTEALLPMFRLSHSKSRILNISSRLGSLNKLKNPNIKNILQSENLSEKHIEAMVSLFLQNVKNGTWERQGWPELWTDYAVSKLALNAYTRVLAKRYMGRGISLNCFCPGFTQTSMTRGKGTHTADDAADIGARLALLPPEELPSGRFYLSGTSIVNSKL, from the exons ATGGAGTACTCCAAAGAACATGAGGCACctttttcctctccttctctACCCTCAAacaa GTGGTGGTCCAAGGATACTGTGGCTATTGTGACAGGAGCAAACAAGGGGATTGGGTTTGCCATGGTGAAGAGATTGGCACAACTGGGATTGACTGTGATTTTAACTGCTAGAGACATAGAGAAAGGGCACAAGGCAATCGAGGAACTGAGAAACCAAGGGCTTGATGATGTACACTTCTTTCGCCTTGATGTCTCAGAACCTGCTTCGATCAACACTTTTGTATCATGGTTTGCAAGAATTTTCGGAGCATTGGATATTCTA GTGAACAATGCCGCTGTGTCATTCAATGAAATCGATGAGAATTCAGTGGAGCATGCAGAGACAGTGATCAAAACCAATTTCTATGGAGCCAAGTTACTGACTGAGGCTCTATTGCCCATGTTTCGTCTCTCACATTCAAAAAGCCGGATTCTCAATATTAGCTCAAGACTTGGCTCCCTAAAT AAGCTGAAAAACCCTAATATAAAAAACATACTACAAAGTGAAAATTTGTCAGAGAAGCATATTGAGGCTATGGTAAGTTTGTTTCTTCAAAATGTGAAGAATGGAACATGGGAAAGACAAGGGTGGCCAGAATTATGGACTGACTATGCGGTATCAAAGCTTGCACTAAATGCATACACAAGGGTTTTGGCAAAGCGCTACATGGGAAGAGGTATAAGTCTGAATTGCTTTTGTCCTGGCTTCACTCAGACATCAATGACTCGCGGTAAAGGCACACACACTGCCGATGATGCTGCTGATATTGGAGCTAGGCTAGCCTTGCTTCCACCTGAGGAATTACCGAGTGGAAGATTTTACTTGAGTGGTACAAGTATTGTTAATTCTAAGTTATAG
- the LOC115965659 gene encoding uncharacterized protein LOC115965659 isoform X1 has protein sequence MAQKYSLKNPTRATQNRIPKNTPTEVERERAEKKLPSNHHRNQRSQSALYFSLQMAGFSSLAPKMKNLVVAGSLTGFVFSVYFYTMRAVASGDELQVAIDKFEEQKSKDVSTVPSKV, from the exons ATGGCCCAAAAATATTCCTTAAAAAACCCAACCAGGGCTACTCAAAACAGAATTCCCAAAAACACTCCAACagaagtagagagagagagagctgagaaGAAGTTGCCTTCGAATCATCATCG GAATCAAAGATCACAAAGTGCTTTATATTTTTCCTTGCAAATGGCTGGATTTAGTAGCCTTGCACCTAAGATGAAGAATCTAGTTGTCGCTGGAAGCTTGACAGGATTTGTCTTTAGTGTGTACTTCTACACCATGAGAGCTGTTGCCAGTGGTGATGAACTGCAGGTGGCTATTGATAAGTTTGAAGAGCAGAAAAGCAAGGATGTGTCAACCGTGCCATCAAAGGTTTAA